ATGAGACACGTCATTAATCCCCGTCAACAGGAATATCTTTCCCGGTTTACCTTTCAGAATAGGATTAATACGATCATAGATTCCCAATACAACGTCACCACTGATGCCACGATTCTTTATATGAGAATTTCCAAAAAGCTCAGCCCACTCACAACCATCCGTCAGACTATTCCCCAAAAAGACTATATCTGATGAAGTTATGGGCAGTTTCTCAAACAAGGTAGCGCGTTGGTCGTAATACGTACCGTATTTACCTTGCTGTGCAAAACTGTTTGCTCCGAAGAGCAAACAGATGATTAAAATGAAACACGTCTTTTTCATAGAAATTATTTATTTTTGCTGTTCTCTATAAGCGTCAACCGCTTTCTTTACTGAACCATGCATCAGCAACAAGCGCTTTGCCTGTTCGTACTCCATGCCCAGTTCTTCGGATACCATACGTGCACCACGGTCAACCAGTTTCTTATTTGAAAGCTGCATATTAACCATCTTGTTTCCTTTTACACGTCCCAACTGAATCATAACCGATGTAGTGATCATGTTGAGAATCATCTTTTGTCCGGTACCCGACTTCATTCGTGAGCTTCCGGTTACAAATTCCGGACCCACAATCATTTCAATAGGCACATCAGCCTCAGCAGATAACGGAGAATCAGGATTACTTGAGATGGAACCGGTAAGAATACCGTGCTGACGGGCTTTGTTTAAGGCACCAATCACGTAAGGAGTGGTACCCGAAGCCGCAATACCTATCACTGTATCTTTCTCATTAATCTGATGTTCTACCAGTTCTTCCCATCCACGCTCGGTATTATCTTCAGCATTCTCCACAGGATTGCGTAAAGCTCTTTCTCCCCCGGCAATCAAACCAATTACCAACGTGGGAGGCATACCAAATGTTGGCGGAATTTCGGAAGCATCCAGCACACCAAGGCGACCGCTTGTTCCGGCACCCATGTAGAAAATTCTTCCTCCCTGCTTCATGCGGGGTACTATCTGTGATACCAATTTCTCTATTTGCGGAATTGCATTCTGAACAGCAATAGCTACTTTCTGATCTTCTGCGTTTATACCTTCCAACAGTTCCTTTACCGATTTCTTTTCAAGTTCATTATGCAGAGAAGACTGCTCGGTTATTTTGATAAATGCCATAATCTTATTTGTTGTTTTATAGTTTGTTTGAGTGAAAAGCAACTAATCCCTCCATAGGACTCTTAATTACCGTTCCCACCTGAATGTCAAGTCCTGCCGCAGCCTGAAGAAGAACATCTTTGAAATAGTGAGCAACAGAACCAATAAAATGTACTTTATTGGTTTTATAATCGTATTGCATCACATTCTTCACAAAGAAAGACTTAAAGCTGTTCAGCACAAGAGTATGTATCTCCGGATTATCAATGTTCTGAGCAAGGAAAGGAGTCAGATGAGCAAGGAATCTGTTAGGAAAAGGCTTCTTATAAACATTCTCCAGAATGATTGCCGGAGTCAGCTGAAACTGATTTAAGAATTTCTCTTTCAGCTCGGGCGACAATTGATTCTTTAAGCAATCACCAATCAGTGTACGTCCCAATACAGCTCCACTACCCTCATCTCCTAATATAAAACCTAAAGGAGAAACATTGTTGGCAATCTCTTTTCCATCATAGAAACAAGAATTTGAACCTGTGCCCAAAATACAGGCAATGCCCGGTTTGTCGCCACACAGCGCACGTGCTGCAGCAAGAAGATCACTCCCTACCTCAATTGTAGCCTTAATATGTTTAGCTATGGCAGAACGTACTACCTCTATTTTCTCAGGGAAAGCACAGCCGGCTCCATAAAAGAATACAGATTCAATTTTATAACTTTTTATTTGTGGCAATAATGCCTCCTCAACTTCTTTACTTATCTCTTCCTCTGTCTGAAAAAAAGGATTTGTTCCCTTTGTAAGAATTCGCTGGACTACCTGCCCATCTTCTACTACACACCAGTCTGTCTTAGTAGATCCACTATCTGCAATTAAAATCATATCTTAATATATATTTTCTTTTTATATAGAACATACCCTATGAGCCAGTTAACTCCTACAAATAAAAGGGCAAACACAAGTGAAGCCTGAATATTTTCCATTACCGGTTGCAAAAGGTATTTATAAATGTATAGTTTTATACTCATCAACTTTCCGGCATAAGGAAATAAGAAACCGCCGGTCAACACTGTAAGAACCGCTCCTGTAACATAAATAAACAGCGGATTTACACCAAAGGATTCAAAGAACTTACACCAGATTTTATATCCCTTAATATCAATAATCCAGATGAGCAGTGCAAGGAAGCTGGATGCTAATCCACAAGTGGTCAATACAAATGTAGGCGACCATAGTTTTTTACTGATAGGACATCCGTAACTCAGCAACAATCCCGAAAAAGTAAGTACAGTGCCGACCAAAAACAATCGTTGAATTCGTTCGCCATTATCTTTTACGCTCATCAGCAGTTCGCCACACCAGAAACCTATAAGCACATGGCATATAGATGGAATGGTACTAAGCAAACCTTCCGGGTCAATAGCCAGTCCGGCATCCTTATACATGTGATTCACTCCAAGAATAGATTTATCAATAACAGATATAATATTATGTTCGCTCTGCTCAAAACCATTACCGAAGAGTAACAACAGGAAATAGCCCAAAAGGGTGGAGAGAACAATGACCGGAATATATTTATGCTTAACCAGAATTGCAATAAGAGAGGTTGCCCCATAACATAATGCAAGTCTCTGCATAACACCAAGTATACGGAGATGTTCAAAGTTTGTGATAGCCCTCCAGAAACGCTCTCCGTATGAAAGATTTTCTTTAAACAATGAATAAAAGGTACGGAACGATAAGGATAACCAGGCAATGGCCACACCAATAAGGAAAATAACCAATGTCCGTTTTAATATTTTCAAAGCAGCCGAATGGCTGAACTCGAAATTATATTTTCTGAGGGAGATATAGGTTGATATGCCCATGATAAACATAAAAAACGGAAATACAAGATCGGTTGGCGTAAGTCCAGTCCAGGGAGCATGCTCAAGAGGTGCATATATTGAACTCCATGACCCGGGATTATTTACCAAAATCATTCCTGCAATGGTTATGCCTCTAAGCACATCCAAAGCCAGTAATCGCTGACTAACATTTGTTTTCATCGTATTCATTTTATTTTTGGTTTTGTGCATTGATCAACCAAATACACAATTGACACATACGGAATTCCTGAGTTTGTAGTTAATCCTATTTCGCAGGTCCGGCTATTTGAATATCCCACTTCTACTCCGGCCTTTTCCAACTGAGGCTTCAGTTTTCTGAGAGCGTAGGAATTAACCTCCGGATGAGTAAAACCTTTATCGCCGGCAAATCCGCAGCATCCCACTTCCTCGGGAATAATTACTTTTGTGGAGCAAAGACCGGCCAATGAGATCATCATATCCCGCAGTCCCATTTTCTGGGTAGAACAGGTTACATGTATTGATACAGGTTTATCTATTGGAGCAAATTCTAATTTATCTTTCAGGAAAGTATATATGAATTCTACCGGTTCATACAGTTTTACTTTCGTCATTACATTACGCATCCGGTGCAGACAAGGACTCTGATCACAAAGAACAGGATAAGTTCCTTGCTCACTTACAGCAAACAGAGCCTCTTCGAGTTCGGCTGATTTGCGGTCGGCAATATCCATCATCCCTTTGCTTTCCCAAATGGTACCGCAACACAGTTTATCCATATCTTTTGGGAAGATAATTTCGTAACCGGCTTTTTGCAATAGCTGAACGGTTTTATCTACTAACGGAGTAGAATCGGGTGTCTCTTTTGCCGTACCCATCATTTGATTCAGGCAGCTCGGGAAATAAACTACCTTTAGAGGTTGACTTTCCTTATCTATCTTATGCGGATAATAAGCTTTTGGCATAGCCGATGTCCACAACGGGAAATTATCCATTGATACATATCTTATGCCTTTAGTTAAAGAGGACATTGTTTTGGAACCCAATAAAGCATGAGTAGCATTGGCAAAACTCAGAACCGGACGAAGTACACTCTTCATTCCCGCGAAATGGTTTGCTGCAAAATCGCCAATCTTGTATCCAAGACTGCCTACAGGTAATTCTTCCTGCCTGATATCATGAGTCAGATCACCCACGTTTATTTCCATCGGACAAGACATGGAGCATAATCCATCTCCTGCGCAAGTCTCATTGCCCAGATACTTATATTGTTTTTCAAGTTTCTCCAGACGTTCATTGTCTTCACCTGATTTCTTTAATCTGGATATTTCCCTGCGAATAACAATTCGCTGTCTGGAAGAAAGAGTAAACCCGCAAGTCAGACAGTTTACTTCACAAAATCCGCACTCAATACATTTATCAACATGAGCATTGGTTAGCGGAAGCGGCTTGAAGTTTTTTATATGGCATTCCGGATCATCATTAAAGATAACTCCCGGATTAAGCAACCCTTTCGGATCGAACAAATTTTTCACGACTTTCATTACTTCAAAAGCAGCCTCTCCCCATTCATATTTCACAAACGGAGCCATATTTCTTCCTGTACCGTGCTCTGCCTTCAAGGAACCATCATATTTATCAACTACCAAAGTCTTTACTTCATTCATCAGGTTCTCGTATTTATGAACCTGTTCAGCAGTATCAAATGCCTGATTTATAATAAAGTGGTAGTTACCCTCTAATGCATGACCATAAATACAAGCGTCGGGATAGCCATGCTTAACCAATAAAGCCTGGAGTTCAGCCGTTGCTTCGGGCAGGTTTTCGATATGGAAAGCCACATCTTCAATCAATGTTGTAGTTCCCAGTTCCCGCATTCCCCCAACAGAAGGGAATATTCCCGAACGGATGTTCCAGTATTTAGAGTATTCACTTTCCTGGTCGGTAAAGTGTACCGGTGTATAAGTCTCAAAAGGTTGAAGAATTGCCTCAATCGCCTTTATCTGATTATCAAGTTCCTGCTTGGTAGCAGCTTTTGTTTCTGTGAGAACAGCAGTGAGTCCTTCTCCTGTTTGGTCATTCACAGAACTGAGCGACTTTGAATCAAGTAGTTCAGCCCCCATAACCGGCCCTTTTTTCATGGCAACTACCGCACGGCAAGCTTCTTTTATATCCTTAAAATAGAGCATCGCACTTGCACGGAACGGATAATCATATTCTGTTTTCATCATAGCTTCGGACAGAAAGGCCAATGTTCCTTCCGAGCCAACCATGAGGTGGGTGATTATTTCAAACGGATCATCATGTTCTATAAAGGGGAGTATATTTAATCCGGTAACGTTCTTAATGGAATACTTATAACGAATACGATTAGCAAGCTGTTCGTCGTTACGTATCTTATCACGCAATGTCTCTATTTCCTTTATAAAGTCAGGTTTCTTCTCAGCAAATCTCTTTTTACTCTCTTCATTTCCTGTATTAAGGACTGTTCCATCTGCCAATACAATCCGAACAGAAAGCAGCATCTTATCACTATTAGCATGAGTACCACAGTTCATTCCGGAGGCATTGTTCATTATGATACCTCCTACCATTGCAGATTTTACAGAAGCCGGATCCGGAGCAAACTTACGCCCAAAAGGTTTCAGAATCTGGTTAACCCGTTCGCCTATTAATCCGGGCTGAAGAGTTATTGTCAGGTAATCGGGAGAGATTGTATATTTCTCCCAGTTTTTGCCCGCAACAATCAAGATTGAGTCACTTATGCTCTGGCCGGAAAGGCTTGTTCCGGCAGCTCTGAAAGTAACAGGCAAATTCAACTTGTCTGCTATCGAAAGCATTTGCGAAATTTCCTGTTCATCAACAGAACGAACTACTACTTTAGGAATAAGGCGATAAAAACCAGCATC
This genomic interval from uncultured Bacteroides sp. contains the following:
- a CDS encoding FAD-binding and (Fe-S)-binding domain-containing protein, with the translated sequence MSKDYHSFLKEISAFLPKERIYTDELRLLAWGTDAGFYRLIPKVVVRSVDEQEISQMLSIADKLNLPVTFRAAGTSLSGQSISDSILIVAGKNWEKYTISPDYLTITLQPGLIGERVNQILKPFGRKFAPDPASVKSAMVGGIIMNNASGMNCGTHANSDKMLLSVRIVLADGTVLNTGNEESKKRFAEKKPDFIKEIETLRDKIRNDEQLANRIRYKYSIKNVTGLNILPFIEHDDPFEIITHLMVGSEGTLAFLSEAMMKTEYDYPFRASAMLYFKDIKEACRAVVAMKKGPVMGAELLDSKSLSSVNDQTGEGLTAVLTETKAATKQELDNQIKAIEAILQPFETYTPVHFTDQESEYSKYWNIRSGIFPSVGGMRELGTTTLIEDVAFHIENLPEATAELQALLVKHGYPDACIYGHALEGNYHFIINQAFDTAEQVHKYENLMNEVKTLVVDKYDGSLKAEHGTGRNMAPFVKYEWGEAAFEVMKVVKNLFDPKGLLNPGVIFNDDPECHIKNFKPLPLTNAHVDKCIECGFCEVNCLTCGFTLSSRQRIVIRREISRLKKSGEDNERLEKLEKQYKYLGNETCAGDGLCSMSCPMEINVGDLTHDIRQEELPVGSLGYKIGDFAANHFAGMKSVLRPVLSFANATHALLGSKTMSSLTKGIRYVSMDNFPLWTSAMPKAYYPHKIDKESQPLKVVYFPSCLNQMMGTAKETPDSTPLVDKTVQLLQKAGYEIIFPKDMDKLCCGTIWESKGMMDIADRKSAELEEALFAVSEQGTYPVLCDQSPCLHRMRNVMTKVKLYEPVEFIYTFLKDKLEFAPIDKPVSIHVTCSTQKMGLRDMMISLAGLCSTKVIIPEEVGCCGFAGDKGFTHPEVNSYALRKLKPQLEKAGVEVGYSNSRTCEIGLTTNSGIPYVSIVYLVDQCTKPKIK
- the murQ gene encoding N-acetylmuramic acid 6-phosphate etherase, with translation MAFIKITEQSSLHNELEKKSVKELLEGINAEDQKVAIAVQNAIPQIEKLVSQIVPRMKQGGRIFYMGAGTSGRLGVLDASEIPPTFGMPPTLVIGLIAGGERALRNPVENAEDNTERGWEELVEHQINEKDTVIGIAASGTTPYVIGALNKARQHGILTGSISSNPDSPLSAEADVPIEMIVGPEFVTGSSRMKSGTGQKMILNMITTSVMIQLGRVKGNKMVNMQLSNKKLVDRGARMVSEELGMEYEQAKRLLLMHGSVKKAVDAYREQQK
- a CDS encoding heparan-alpha-glucosaminide N-acetyltransferase domain-containing protein, giving the protein MNTMKTNVSQRLLALDVLRGITIAGMILVNNPGSWSSIYAPLEHAPWTGLTPTDLVFPFFMFIMGISTYISLRKYNFEFSHSAALKILKRTLVIFLIGVAIAWLSLSFRTFYSLFKENLSYGERFWRAITNFEHLRILGVMQRLALCYGATSLIAILVKHKYIPVIVLSTLLGYFLLLLFGNGFEQSEHNIISVIDKSILGVNHMYKDAGLAIDPEGLLSTIPSICHVLIGFWCGELLMSVKDNGERIQRLFLVGTVLTFSGLLLSYGCPISKKLWSPTFVLTTCGLASSFLALLIWIIDIKGYKIWCKFFESFGVNPLFIYVTGAVLTVLTGGFLFPYAGKLMSIKLYIYKYLLQPVMENIQASLVFALLFVGVNWLIGYVLYKKKIYIKI
- a CDS encoding BadF/BadG/BcrA/BcrD ATPase family protein, producing the protein MILIADSGSTKTDWCVVEDGQVVQRILTKGTNPFFQTEEEISKEVEEALLPQIKSYKIESVFFYGAGCAFPEKIEVVRSAIAKHIKATIEVGSDLLAAARALCGDKPGIACILGTGSNSCFYDGKEIANNVSPLGFILGDEGSGAVLGRTLIGDCLKNQLSPELKEKFLNQFQLTPAIILENVYKKPFPNRFLAHLTPFLAQNIDNPEIHTLVLNSFKSFFVKNVMQYDYKTNKVHFIGSVAHYFKDVLLQAAAGLDIQVGTVIKSPMEGLVAFHSNKL